A single window of Girardinichthys multiradiatus isolate DD_20200921_A chromosome 15, DD_fGirMul_XY1, whole genome shotgun sequence DNA harbors:
- the extl3 gene encoding exostosin-like 3, which translates to MQRNGGGVGVGGQTWVLRRVRLTWLSFMLFFILVFFPLIAHYYLTTIDEAGGPDKRIFGPRPGGELCEAKHVQDLCRIRESVSEELLQLEAKRQELNGEIARLNLRIEACKRSIDSAKQDLLQLKNVISQTEHSYKELMAQNQPKLSLPVRLLPDKEDPGLPPPKSARSCRLRSCFDYARCPLTSGFPVYVYDTSSYPWGNYLDPLVKQAFAASVKSNIYVNDNPSIACLYLVLVGEILESSPLPSPSELEQQLKALPYWRSDGHNHVLVHFSRKSMVQNFLYNVSTGRAVVAQSTFLEQQYREGFDLVVSPLVHALSEPNFLEVPPQVPVKRKYLFTFQGERVDSLKSSLQEAPPQSFEEELEGDSPADYDDRIIGTLKAVQDSHLDQVLVEFTCKNPKPSLLTEWALCGEREERLEVLKASTFALVIAPGDGQLVASAGCGMRLFEALEVGAIPVVLGDHSKLPYHQLIRWTEAAIIVPKPRVTELHFLLRSLSDNDMLAMRRQGRFLWETYFSTSENVLSTILASIRTSIQVPAAPIKDEPAHEIPHKAGKLAGTDANLADNGDLDLGPVETETPYASPRFLRNFTYTAADTYRAWNRAPGPFHLFPHTPLDPVLPSEAKFLGSGTGFRPIGGGSGGSGKEFQAALGGNVPREQFTVVMLTYEREEVLMNSLERLNGLPYLNKVVVVWNSPKPPSDDLLWPDIGLPIVVVRTEKNSLNNRFLPWDVVETEAILSIDDDAHLRHDEIMFGFRVWREARDRIVGFPGRYHAWDINHQSWLYNSNYSCELSMVLTGAAFFHKYYAYLYSYVMPQAIRDMVDEYINCEDIAMNFLVSHITRKPPIKVTSRWTFRCPGCPQALSHDDSHFHERHKCINFFVKVYGYMPLLYTQFRVDSVLFKTRLPHDKTKCFKFI; encoded by the exons ATGCAGCGTAACGGTGGTGGAGTGGGTGTTGGAGGCCAGACCTGGGTGTTGCGCCGGGTGCGTCTCACGTGGCTCAGTTTCATGCTCTTCTTCATCCTGGTTTTCTTTCCGCTCATCGCTCATTACTACCTCACCACCATTGATGAAGCTGGGGGTCCCGACAAGCGCATCTTTGGGCCGCGGCCGGGCGGGGAACTGTGCGAAGCCAAGCACGTGCAGGACCTTTGCCGCATCCGCGAGTCAGTCAGCGAGGAGCTGCTGCAACTGGAAGCCAAGAGGCAGGAGCTCAACGGCGAGATCGCAAGGCTCAACCTGCGCATCGAGGCCTGCAAGCGCAGCATCGATAGTGCCAAGCAGGATCTGCTGCAGCTGAAAAATGTCATCAGCCAGACTGAGCATTCCTATAAAGAACTAATGGCCCAGAACCAGCCTAAGCTGTCTTTGCCTGTTAGACTGCTACCAGACAAGGAGGACCCAGGACTTCCACCACCGAAGTCTGCGCGTTCCTGCCGTCTGCGGTCATGCTTCGACTATGCACGCTGTCCTCTTACATCTGGATTTCCTGTCTATGTCTATGACACAAGTTCTTATCCATGGGGGAATTATCTCGACCCGCTGGTGAAGCAAGCGTTTGCAGCATCTGTTAAAAGCaatatttatgtaaatgataACCCAAGTATTGCCTGTTTATATTTGGTACTGGTGGGAGAAATACTAGAATCATCTCCTTTGCCATCTCCTTCCGAGCTGGAGCAGCAGCTGAAAGCTCTTCCTTACTGGAGGTCTGATGGACACAATCACGTCCTggtccatttctccagaaagtcCATGGTGCAGAACTTCTTGTATAACGTGAGCACAGGAAGGGCAGTGGTCGCCCAGTCCACCTTCCTGGAGCAGCAGTACCGTGAGGGCTTTGACCTGGTTGTGTCGCCACTTGTTCATGCTCTTTCAGAACCAAACTTTTTGGAGGTTCCTCCACAGGTTCCTGTAAAGAGGAAGTACCTTTTCACCTTCCAGGGTGAGAGGGTGGATTCTTTAAAGAGCAGCCTGCAGGAGGCACCCCCTCAGTCGTTTGAGGAGGAACTAGAGGGAGATTCTCCCGCCGACTATGATGATCGAATAATTGGCACTTTAAAAGCAGTCCAGGATAGCCACCTGGATCAGGTACTGGTGGAGTTTACCTGCAAGAACCCAAAGCCAAGTTTGCTGACAGAATGGGCTCTTTGTGGGGAAAGGGAGGAAAGACTGGAGGTGCTCAAGGCTTCTACTTTTGCTTTAGTGATCGCTCCAGGGGACGGACAGCTGGTCGCCTCAGCAGGCTGTGGCATGAGGCTGTTTGAGGCCTTGGAAGTAGGGGCCATCCCCGTCGTGTTGGGGGATCACTCTAAGCTACCTTACCACCAATTAATCCGCTGGACTGAAGCTGCCATTATAGTACCAAAGCCCCGCGTCACAGAGCTCCACTTCCTTTTGCGCAGCTTATCGGACAACGACATGCTCGCCATGAGACGGCAAGGTCGCTTTCTCTGGGAGACCTACTTCTCAACCTCAGAGAATGTTCTCAGCACCATCCTCGCAAGTATAAGAACCAGCATCCAGGTGCCTGCTGCTCCAATCAAGGACGAACCTGCGCATGAGATTCCCCACAAAGCTGGGAAGCTGGCCGGAACCGACGCCAACTTGGCTGACAACGGGGATCTGGATCTGGGTCCTGTAGAGACGGAGACTCCCTATGCCTCACCACGCTTCCTCCGCAACTTCACATACACGGCAGCAGACACGTACAGAGCGTGGAATAGGGCCCCTGGGCCATTCCATCTGTTTCCCCACACTCCTCTCGACCCTGTGTTGCCCTCCGAAGCCAAATTCCTTGGCTCTGGAACAGGTTTCAGACCTATTGGTGGGGGCTCAGGGGGCTCTGGGAAAGAATTTCAGGCAGCTCTGGGAGGGAATGTCCCTCGAGAGCAGTTCACAGTGGTCATGCTGACGTATGAGAGGGAAGAGGTGCTGATGAACTCTCTAGAGAGGTTGAATGGGCTGCCGTACCTTAACAAGGTAGTGGTGGTGTGGAATTCACCAAAGCCTCCCTCCGATGACCTCCTGTGGCCAGACATCGGCCTGCCTATTGTG GTTGTCCGCACAGAAAAGAACAGCCTCAACAACCGCTTCCTTCCCTGGGACGTCGTGGAAACAGAGGCCATCCTCTCCATCGACGACGATGCTCATCTTCGGCACGATGAGATCATGTTTGGCTTCAG AGTGTGGCGCGAGGCCAGAGATCGCATCGTCGGTTTCCCAGGGAGGTATCATGCATGGGACATCAACCATCAGTCCTGGCTCTACAACTCCAATTACTCATGTGAGCTGTCCATGGTCCTGACGGGAGCTGCTTTCTTCCATAAG TACTACGCCTACCTGTACTCCTACGTGATGCCCCAGGCCATCAGGGACATGGTGGACGAGTACATAAACTGTGAGGACATTGCGATGAACTTTTTGGTGTCTCACATAACCCGCAAGCCACCTATCAAG GTAACCTCCCGGTGGACTTTCCGCTGCCCTGGCTGTCCTCAGGCCCTCTCACACGATGACTCGCACTTCCACGAGCGGCACAAATGCATCAACTTCTTCGTCAAGGTGTACGGTTATATGCCGCTGTTATACACACAGTTTAGGGTGGATTCTGTGCTGTTTAAGACTCGTTTGCCCCATGATAAGACAAAGTGCTTCAAATTTATCTAG